Genomic window (Oryza sativa Japonica Group chromosome 3, ASM3414082v1):
ccacctcatcatccactaccagtaattacatacaaaacttaagcatgcatgcaacgtcatctataattcattgaattctacaaatcaacatccaatcatcttccttcacattatttttcacaatattattaacatatatatatatatatatatattcatcatTTTTATAGTACTTAGCATACATTCATCCATATAATCAAAGTGCGGGATATCATATTTCATTTACAATCTCATATAATCTAAATGTATCTCTCTAAACATAGTTTAACAAAccggttttatttgttgttaatatctaatataatttttacttttacctcaattattaaaaaaatattaaaagttacTTAGAAATTTCCACAGCAAAACGCAGGGAATCACCTAGTTAACTtaagtaatactccatccgtcccaaaatccctcttatattatgggatggaggtagtagtgtATTAGGCCCCCTCCAAGACTCGTAGGCTCCTCCCAAGTCAaaatcctggctccgccactgcaaATGATTGATTTGTAACTAACTAAACTAAGTACATATGACTAATAAATTAGTTTGCAACCTGTAAGGGTATGCATAACAACTTGCAACTTTGCAAGTACATAAGAATTACTAGTAATGTTGGTAAAAGACACAGAAGAACAAATCCATCAGACAACTTATATAGGTGCTGTACCACTAGTGagaatgtatgtatatgttCTTTACATGGTTATACAAAATAACTTGTATTTTTTATACATGAGTAACTTGTATATGTCAAACAGAAATAAAATATCATTCATCCAATAGATAGAATTGTCCTTAGCTTACATCTATAAGCCTTTATGAAATTATTCAAGATAGAATAGGGCTTATTGAATACAAACTTCTCACGTACACATGCTTATTGGTCTTCTATGATCACTTATACCTACCCAAGTTCAACAAGTGTAATGAGACAAAATGGTTTGGTACCAACAGAACGTACATTCCATATTCAAATATGCAAGTAATTTTGCTTAGGTCACTCCTAAAATTCTACAAGAATTATAATGATGGAAAAAGAGAGCACTTTACATGATTAGACCAGTCACTAATAGAGAGTATACTAAGTAACTGTTTTCATCTTCCAAACGAAACCAAAGAATTACAATTCCAATCCACCGCCCATTGGCTTGTTTGGGTAGAGAACTGAGTTGTCCGCGGTCGCTCATGTGGCCAAGGTATCAAAGGCAACAGCTCAGCAACAGTGAGTTTCGACTTTCGTGTTAGCTCCTTGCTTTGGCCTTAAGCCACTTAGACATAAGACTTGCCAGTTGATTTccatgtactacctccgttttttaaatagatgacgccgttaactttttctcacatgtttgaccattcgtcttattcaaaaaatttacgtaattataatttattttgttatgagttgttttattactcatagtactttaagtgtgatttatatcttatatatttgcaaaaaaaatttgaataagacgaatggtcaaacatttgagaaaaagtcaacggcgtcatctattaaaaaacggagggagtattagatatTGTTTATTAGGGCCTCATAAAGGGTACAGCTTTCAGTGATCTCTGAACTCCCTCAGTTCTAATATCTCCTGATTTCAGATGCACCCATCCCCTGCACAGTGATTATCTGTTCCTTCTGCCTTCGTGAACCATAGCCATAGCCCCAAGCCTTAGTTTTTATCAAATTGACCACCCACCATACAGACTTGAGATCATTTACCCACAGGGTCAGGGCACAGCACAAGTATCAACAAATCAAACACTAAATGGATACAAATCATTGGCGTGGTCTAATCTTTCTAATACTTTTATGATCAGTATTGTGCTCTAAATGAGTTTGATCTAGCATTATATTGGACTTGCAGACATACAATAGGAATTAGGAAGTCAGACTGCCACAATAAAAAACTAGCCAGGTGCAGATGACATTCACATATAACTTCCATTATGAATATTATTAAACCCCTGGTAAGTTAATTGCTTTGCAGGACTACAAACCAAAAATTTACAAGATGAAGGTTACATACATGTGTTGACTGAACATTGGCTTCTGGAATTGTAGTAGCACAGAACTAAGGCCCTCTGTGACTGATTTTACATTAACAGGCAACTGCTTTATGTTCCTGACTTTCTGCATAACGTTAAAAAATGTGAGAGATAACTGTATTGAATTAGAATATAAGCAACATAAAAGTTGCCCCTTGAACTTACCTCTTGTGTCACAAAGTACAACTGAAACAACAACTTATCATAGTAATGGTGAGCCCTATGAGAAACAGAAGGAGCAATTACATGCCTCATAGAGCCCCATAACACGGAACCAAGGTGTGCGAGGAATGAATCACGAGCCACAGTGTAACTATGATGTTCCTGGCACATGTGATTGAACTTCGTCATTAGAAGTACGATTAAAATTCTGTTATCTTAACAATTAAATATTAGACTTCAGTAATTGCATGCACAATTGCACAGTGAATATGTGTTTTTAGTTGTCCTGCTTATTAGGGAAATGTTTTGCTATAGAAACTGATTTTACAATGTTCTTTTTATGTTGTGTCGTAGAAGCTGTTGGACAAAGCTAACCTCTGGAACATCTTTAAATAAGTTCCACTTTTCCATCCTATTCAATGCATCAAGAGCTTTCTTCTTATTAATATCATCCGAATCTCCAGTATTGTAACCCTCCAGTTCACTTTTCAGATCATGCCTTCTCTCATCAAGTTCTacatttgaagaaaaataaaggTTCTAGTTAAAAGGGAAGGTCTTTCTGATAAACCCaattaaattttatgaacaGTACAAGGCTGCCCAGCAACTACCATAAACTGAAGATCTCAGCAAAGAAAAGAACACTGAATAGCTTATTGGCATCAACAACTTGTGAGAAAACATGGCCAAAGGACAAAACAATAAAAACAATGTTGTAATGATTGGAGAGAAACATAAGGAATGTCTTTCATGTATGGTACAAACAGTAGCTCAAGTGCATATAACTCAAAAATATCAACTACAAGTAAAGTCTACCACTATGTAGTAATGTGAATAATTAAAAGGAACACCCAAATTTATGGCCATGAAAAGTACCTTTGCAAAGGGCAAGCTGTACCCTTCTTCCAACACAATGCTTGAAGGCAAAAAGTTCGTATACATCAATCTCTGCCAATAGGATATCTACTGCATGGTAATTCTGAACCCCCAAAATGGCATCAGATAAACTAAGTCAAGAGCTAGTTCAAGATGTCATAACAATATACAGAACCAAAAGGGAAAGTTACACAACAAACAAGATTGCAAGAAGAAACTTGTTGTCTATAGTGTTAACATCAGTTGGGACTTGGGATGCCACTATTTTGTGGAATATCGTTGCCAGTGATGTGCTAGTTGTAATGATTAATGGGACCACTTGTATTTTGAATCGTCAATAGGTCTAGCAAAAAAAGGTATTTAGTAGAATACAGAGCAAAATATTTCCAAGCTGCCAAAATATTTCTGCATCCTCTCTTCTCTACAGTTCTGATCTCAAAGCTCTCACTCTACTGATCTCAATTGAACTTTACAACCACCCTCCAAAATAAGAGCTAGGGgcaagagaaagaaaaggaattgGTATAAGCAACATGTGCACCTTGAAAATCTACGGTACCTAACATGGAGATTACAAGAATAAGTACCATCATTTAGCCTATGAGATTGAgtagtaaaaaataatttataaacgAATAGATTGTTAATATCCAGTGCATTCTAAGAGAAATCCAGCATACCTCGCCAAAAGATGAGAATCTCTCTGATTGTATCTTGTAATTTAGCTTCAGCCTCTTCTTCTGTAACTTCTGCATAAGAATAACAATCATAAATTAGTGCCACAAAGGGAATCTCAGTACAGAGCAAACACATTGTATACATGTTTAAGTGTTACAGAAATAAATTGTCAAATTGCAAAACTTGCTAGCCCTGCTATGCCTAGCCCCACCAGAAATGAGCCTACACACATATCCCATAAAAAGCTACTATCAACATGCTTGGACAACCACTTTAGCCAAAAGGGCTAACGTGCAGTTGCAATATTTGGACTGACAACCATTATGAACTGTTCCATATTCAAGAAATGAGCCTACACCCATAGCCCATAAAAAGCTAGCAACACGCTTGGACAGCCACTTCCATCAAAAGGGCTAATATGCAGTTGCAATATTTGGATTGTCAAGCATTATGAACTGTTCCATATTCCAGACTATAAATGGATTATGGAACTAACCTGCTGTCATATAAGCCACCACTAACCGCCCAGCAATTTGACTATGGAGTCGCACTCACCCTGTTCCACCCCAAAAGTCAAAGCTAAGCATACCAAGATAAGTGATGGTGAAAATCCACAATACATGCTCCACATAGGCCTACATCCACCCCACACAGACACAGTCTAATACCACCCAAATTCACTTGTGTCTAATCCTCATGCACATAAAGCATCCCCAGAGCTTTTGTCCATGCTTCTCCAAAAGGGGTCAACACAGCGTTATGTTTGGACCCGCAAGTATCAGATGCTACTCTATCAATTCATGAATACTTGCCACCGTTTACTTTGACATGTTAAAATTTGACCAGCACTGTTTCAGAGTTATATATTTATCAGGTATGCATGTAGAAAATtattgaaaggaaaaaaacaatgatTTGCCAGCCCATTGTCCAGATAATTAGGTTACTTAGTTCTAGCCCTACTGGTTTGCTGGATGCCTGGGAATCAGCAAGGAAAATAGCAAGTCCCAAAATATTGTAGTAAAAACATGAATCAAGTATTCATTGATATGTTAATACACAGAGAAATACAAAAGGCTCAGTTTGTGGTTGTTGTGCTGTGCTCCGTTGTGATTATTCTTCCAGATAcaatggaaaataaaaaaatagaatcaTTATAGTTTGTTTTGGCAATCAAAATAACGCTAGAAAAAAATGTATTCAACAGTCATTTTCACTTTATTTGCTCCACATTTTCGGAAAGTAATACTATTATCTTTTGCAATTTAAATCAAAAGAAAAGCAGCTTGCCAAATAACAAAACTTCTAAAGTAGTTGCACCAAACAAGAATATGGTAATTCACTGAATGCCAAACTCTAGGGCATTGTTTAGCTTCAGCAATTCGGCTTCATTACCCATGCTCAAGAAACCCTCTGCCCTCCCACCATCCCATGCTGTAAATGTGCATTGTTCAAACCATAAATCAACAGTCGTATTTACAGCCATGGCTGAGGAATCTGACAGGGTGTATTCaatatttcttttcctttttgctgctgaaacttttgacttatacaAATCCAATTTGCGAGGATTCCATCTGTAGGTTACTGATATTTTTATGAACAAAACAAGATCTGCGAT
Coding sequences:
- the KIN17 gene encoding kIN17-like protein isoform X3, translated to MPYGYVDWQRQGHLPGALLLVGTVFVLNLVYPMLQRLLGLLQKLQKKRLKLNYKIQSERFSSFGENYHAVDILLAEIDVYELFAFKHCVGRRVQLALCKELDERRHDLKSELEGYNTGDSDDINKKKALDALNRMEKWNLFKDVPEEHHSYTVARDSFLAHLGSVLWGSMRHVIAPSVSHRAHHYYDKLLFQLYFVTQEKVRNIKQLPVNVKSVTEGLSSVLLQFQKPMFSQHIGGARILTWEEPTSLGGGLIHYYLHPII
- the KIN17 gene encoding kIN17-like protein, producing MLQRLLGLLQKLQKKRLKLNYKIQSERFSSFGENYHAVDILLAEIDVYELFAFKHCVGRRVQLALCKELDERRHDLKSELEGYNTGDSDDINKKKALDALNRMEKWNLFKDVPEEHHSYTVARDSFLAHLGSVLWGSMRHVIAPSVSHRAHHYYDKLLFQLYFVTQEKVRNIKQLPVNVKSVTEGLSSVLLQFQKPMFSQHMLSLSEDPALIMAFAMARRAAAVPLLLVNGFSKSTVHTYLDSAILQHQLQRLSEHNLLKGMHILVAWERLN
- the KIN17 gene encoding kIN17-like protein isoform X1 translates to MPYGYVDWQRQGHLPGALLLVGTVFVLNLVYPMLQRLLGLLQKLQKKRLKLNYKIQSERFSSFGENYHAVDILLAEIDVYELFAFKHCVGRRVQLALCKELDERRHDLKSELEGYNTGDSDDINKKKALDALNRMEKWNLFKDVPEEHHSYTVARDSFLAHLGSVLWGSMRHVIAPSVSHRAHHYYDKLLFQLYFVTQEKVRNIKQLPVNVKSVTEGLSSVLLQFQKPMFSQHMLSLSEDPALIMAFAMARRAAAVPLLLVNGFSKSTVHTYLDSAILQHQLQRLSEHNLLKGMHILVAWERLN